One genomic segment of Drosophila melanogaster chromosome 3R includes these proteins:
- the Pif2 gene encoding PFTAIRE-interacting factor 2, with protein MCSPCCGSCCGPCCSPCCSPCCPPCCNDCCGSCCSPCCGPCCSPCCGPCCSPCCSPCCTPCCTPCCTPCCKCCTPCCVPCCTPCCTPCCTPCCTPCCSPCCGPCCSPCCSPCGGSKCK; from the coding sequence ATGTGCAGCCCCTGCTGTGGATCCTGCTGCGGACCTTGCTGCTCCCCCTGCTGCAGCCCTTGTTGTCCACCGTGCTGCAATGACTGCTGCGGGTCCTGCTGCAGTCCGTGTTGCGGACCCTGTTGCAGCCCCTGCTGCGGACCCTGCTGCAGCCCCTGCTGCAGTCCTTGCTGCACCCCCTGTTGCACCCCTTGCTGCACGCCGTGCTGCAAGTGTTGCACACCCTGCTGCGTGCCGTGTTGCACACCCTGCTGCACCCCCTGCTGCACTCCCTGTTGCACCCCTTGCTGCAGTCCGTGCTGCGGTCCGTGCTGCAGCCCCTGCTGCTCTCCTTGCGGAGGGTCAAAGTGCAAGTGA